The following proteins come from a genomic window of Acidobacteriota bacterium:
- the cysK gene encoding cysteine synthase A, which translates to MRVAENITELVGATPMLHLRRLAPAGAADVYAKLEYMNPGGSVKDRAAIGMIEEAERSGKLKPGGTIVEATAGNTGVGLALIGVNKGYKVVFFVPERFSMEKIKIMEALGARVFRTPDAEGMQGAIARAKQLAAETPNAFVALQFENPANPEFHHETTAAEIFEQMEGKIDAIAIGVGTGGTFSGVARYLKERLKHVRCVAVETEGSVLGGGPPGPHKVEGIGASFMPKAFDRTLADEIFMVADTDAFQMVKDLARKEGVLGGSSAGANAFAAIAVAKQLGAGKRVVTVIPDLAERYMSKKIFDGGI; encoded by the coding sequence CTGCGCGTCGCCGAGAACATCACCGAACTCGTGGGCGCGACCCCCATGCTTCATCTGCGGCGGCTGGCGCCGGCGGGCGCGGCCGACGTCTATGCCAAGCTCGAGTACATGAATCCCGGCGGCAGCGTGAAAGACCGCGCTGCTATCGGGATGATCGAGGAAGCGGAACGCTCCGGGAAGCTCAAGCCCGGCGGCACCATCGTGGAAGCCACCGCCGGCAACACCGGCGTGGGCCTGGCACTCATCGGCGTCAACAAGGGATATAAGGTGGTGTTCTTCGTCCCCGAACGGTTCTCGATGGAGAAGATCAAGATCATGGAGGCTCTCGGCGCCCGGGTCTTTCGCACACCCGACGCCGAGGGGATGCAGGGCGCCATCGCCCGCGCCAAACAGCTTGCCGCCGAGACGCCCAACGCTTTCGTCGCCCTCCAGTTCGAGAACCCCGCCAATCCTGAGTTCCATCACGAGACCACCGCCGCCGAGATCTTCGAGCAGATGGAGGGCAAGATCGACGCCATCGCCATCGGCGTGGGCACCGGCGGCACCTTCTCCGGCGTGGCGCGCTACTTGAAAGAACGCCTGAAGCATGTCCGTTGCGTCGCGGTCGAGACCGAAGGCTCCGTCCTCGGCGGCGGCCCGCCCGGTCCGCACAAGGTGGAAGGCATCGGCGCCAGCTTCATGCCGAAAGCGTTCGATCGCACGCTGGCCGACGAGATCTTCATGGTCGCGGACACGGATGCGTTCCAGATGGTGAAAGATCTGGCGCGCAAAGAAGGCGTGCTTGGCGGCTCCAGCGCCGGCGCCAACGCGTTTGCCGCTATCGCCGTCGCCAAACAGCTGGGCGCGGGGAAGCGCGTGGTCACCGTGATCCCCGACCTGGCCGAGCGCTACATGTCAAAAAAGATATTCGATGGCGGGATCTGA
- a CDS encoding VWA domain-containing protein, translating into MHPRNNPLLAIFLIALVASLLPAPRLLAQQGQVTPEELERLPRSTSSVSEVPPAQPSNAPVTPSRGAQPPSQPGTQPGQMEQRGETYVYKTEVQEVQLYATVYDQNRRMVTNLRSNDFAVFENNESQKITSFRLMDVPVSLGIIVDNSGSMRDKRSAVNTAALNLVRASNPKDEVFIVNFNDEYWLDQDFTANIGLMKEALDKVDSRGGTALYDAVMASADHLVKNGTKDKKALIVVTDGEDNASRESLERAVRALQDENGPVVYTIGILGDDREAKRAKRALTQLALETGGVYFFPKDATEVDEISRAVAHDIRNQYIIGYKPTRPQSQGGYRTVKVEARASGYGKLQVRTRSGYYAEQQRAAKQQP; encoded by the coding sequence ATGCACCCACGGAATAATCCGCTTCTCGCGATCTTTCTTATCGCTCTTGTCGCGTCGCTACTGCCGGCCCCGCGTTTGCTGGCGCAGCAGGGCCAAGTCACGCCTGAGGAACTCGAGCGTCTGCCCCGCTCCACCTCTTCGGTGAGCGAGGTGCCGCCGGCGCAGCCCAGCAACGCCCCCGTCACGCCGTCACGGGGCGCGCAACCGCCGTCCCAGCCCGGCACCCAGCCTGGCCAGATGGAGCAGCGCGGCGAGACTTACGTCTACAAGACTGAAGTCCAGGAAGTGCAGCTCTACGCCACCGTCTATGACCAGAACCGGCGTATGGTGACGAACCTTCGCAGCAACGATTTTGCCGTCTTCGAAAACAACGAGTCGCAGAAGATCACCAGCTTCCGCCTGATGGACGTTCCCGTTTCGCTCGGCATCATCGTGGATAATTCCGGTTCCATGCGCGACAAGCGTTCGGCGGTGAACACCGCCGCGCTCAACCTGGTGCGCGCTTCCAATCCCAAGGATGAGGTCTTCATCGTCAATTTCAACGACGAATACTGGCTCGACCAGGACTTCACCGCCAACATCGGGTTGATGAAAGAGGCGCTCGACAAGGTCGATTCCCGTGGCGGCACCGCGCTCTATGACGCCGTCATGGCCTCCGCCGACCACCTGGTCAAGAACGGCACCAAGGATAAGAAAGCGCTCATCGTCGTCACCGACGGCGAAGATAACGCCAGCCGCGAATCGCTCGAGCGCGCCGTCCGGGCGCTGCAAGACGAGAATGGCCCGGTCGTCTACACCATCGGCATCCTGGGCGACGATCGCGAAGCCAAGCGCGCCAAACGCGCGCTCACCCAACTCGCCCTCGAGACTGGCGGCGTCTACTTCTTCCCCAAGGACGCCACGGAGGTGGATGAGATCAGCCGCGCCGTGGCGCATGACATCCGCAATCAGTACATCATCGGCTACAAACCGACGCGGCCGCAGAGCCAGGGCGGCTATCGCACGGTGAAGGTCGAGGCCCGCGCCAGCGGCTATGGCAAGCTGCAGGTCCGCACCCGCAGCGGCTACTATGCCGAGCAGCAGCGCGCCGCAAAACAACAGCCGTAG
- a CDS encoding VWA domain-containing protein has protein sequence MLTHGPLPPVAHPFGRSRLLALLLLVLLACPGLTWAQGEEQNVHVKPLPKPDPQPANVPIDPSLKTHTKPVKVDVDLVLVPVTITDDWNRLVTGLERDNFLLYEGKDQQDIRHFSNEDTPVSLGVIFDISGSMANKIDKAKEAVIEFFKTANPQDEFFLVTFSERPELLSDFTRSVEDIQGRLVYVVPKGRTSLLDAIYLGMNKMRDGQNSKKALLIISDGGDNRSRYTESEIKALVKEADVQVYAIGIFDFSPNTPEERLGPELLSEITEVTGGRTFTIDSPSELTDVATKIGIELRNQYVIGYRPKNPGKDGKWRKIKVKLLPPKGLPHLHVYSKTGYYAPTE, from the coding sequence ATGTTGACCCATGGTCCGCTTCCGCCGGTCGCGCACCCTTTTGGTCGCTCCCGTCTGCTCGCTCTGCTTCTGCTCGTGCTGCTCGCCTGTCCAGGACTGACGTGGGCGCAGGGCGAGGAGCAGAACGTCCACGTGAAGCCGCTGCCCAAGCCTGACCCGCAGCCAGCCAACGTTCCTATCGATCCCTCGCTCAAGACGCACACCAAGCCGGTGAAGGTGGATGTGGACCTGGTGCTCGTGCCCGTCACCATCACCGACGACTGGAACCGCCTGGTCACCGGCCTGGAGCGCGACAATTTCCTGCTCTATGAAGGCAAGGACCAGCAGGATATCCGCCACTTCTCGAATGAGGACACCCCGGTATCGCTGGGCGTGATCTTCGATATTTCCGGCTCCATGGCCAACAAGATCGACAAGGCGAAAGAAGCAGTGATCGAGTTCTTCAAGACGGCGAACCCGCAGGATGAGTTCTTCCTGGTGACATTCTCCGAGCGTCCCGAACTACTTTCCGATTTTACCCGCTCCGTGGAAGACATCCAGGGCCGCCTGGTCTATGTCGTCCCCAAGGGTCGCACTTCGCTGCTCGACGCCATTTACCTCGGCATGAACAAGATGCGCGACGGCCAGAACAGCAAGAAGGCGTTGCTCATCATCTCCGACGGTGGCGATAACCGCAGCCGTTACACCGAGAGCGAGATCAAGGCGCTGGTGAAGGAAGCCGACGTCCAGGTCTACGCCATCGGCATCTTCGATTTCAGCCCTAATACTCCGGAAGAGCGCTTGGGGCCGGAGCTGCTGAGCGAGATCACCGAAGTGACCGGCGGCAGGACCTTCACCATCGATAGTCCCAGCGAGCTCACCGACGTCGCCACCAAGATCGGCATCGAACTGCGCAACCAATATGTGATCGGATACCGTCCTAAGAATCCGGGTAAGGACGGCAAGTGGCGAAAGATCAAGGTCAAGTTGCTACCGCCGAAAGGACTCCCCCATCTGCATGTCTATTCGAAGACGGGCTACTATGCACCCACGGAATAA